From a single Pseudomonas cremoricolorata genomic region:
- a CDS encoding DNA internalization-related competence protein ComEC/Rec2 yields MRTWMMALAAGLLSLRFLPVLPASGALAALLLVAAICLWRRHAVVACVLLGFCWACWSAQQALVDRLSADLDGRTLWLEATVIGLPAHTPNGVRFEVEQAQSRRAALPARLQLSWFSGPPVAAGERWRLAVSLKRPQGLLNPHGADREATLLARRIGASGTVKAGERLSAQSSSWRNALRQRLLGVDALGQQALLSALVLGDGSGISAEQWQVVRDTGAVHLLVISGQHIGLLAGLVYGLVAMLARLGLWPVRLPWLTWACVLSLSAALGYGWLAGFQVPVQRACLMLAVVLVWRLHFRQLPASVPLLLALNGVLLFEPLASLLPGFWLSFGAVATLIYCFAGRLGGWRPWQAWTRAQWVIAVGLLPLLLALGLPVSLSAPLANLLAVPWVSLVVLPLTLLGTALIWLPGVGEGLLWLAGGALWGLFETLALIAQWRPAWLPAALPWSNWLLVALAAWLILLPRGLPLRVPGALMLLALWPRLDSVAHGEAEVLQLDVGQGLAVLVRTRHHSLLYDAGPSFGEVDLGEQVVLPTLRKLGVDKLDLLLISHAHADHAGGALAIRRVLPVARVVSGEPTAVAPALGAQPCVSDEAWEWDGVHFSLWQWAGADSSNERSCVLRVEAAGERLLLAGDIERGAEQAWLARPEAAQVDWLQAPHHGSRSSSTGAFLRVLSPRGVLISRGRGNSFGHPHAQVLARYRHLGMAIHDTALEGALRLRLGRHGQVSGQRQQRRFWREPVAGSAASP; encoded by the coding sequence ATGCGCACATGGATGATGGCGCTGGCCGCAGGTCTGTTGAGCCTGCGTTTTCTACCCGTTTTGCCTGCAAGTGGCGCGCTAGCCGCCTTGCTGCTGGTCGCCGCCATTTGCCTGTGGCGCCGGCACGCCGTGGTTGCCTGCGTGTTGCTCGGGTTCTGCTGGGCTTGTTGGTCAGCCCAGCAGGCGCTGGTCGACCGTTTGTCGGCAGACCTCGATGGGCGCACCCTGTGGCTCGAAGCAACGGTGATCGGCTTGCCTGCACACACCCCCAACGGCGTGCGCTTCGAGGTCGAGCAGGCGCAGTCTCGTCGTGCAGCGTTGCCCGCGCGGCTGCAACTGAGCTGGTTCAGTGGCCCGCCCGTGGCCGCTGGCGAGCGCTGGCGCCTGGCGGTTTCGCTCAAGCGTCCACAGGGCCTGCTCAACCCCCATGGCGCGGATCGCGAGGCCACTCTGCTGGCCAGGCGCATCGGCGCTTCCGGCACGGTCAAAGCCGGTGAACGTCTGAGCGCTCAGTCGAGCAGTTGGCGCAACGCGTTGCGCCAGCGTCTGCTCGGTGTCGATGCGCTGGGGCAGCAGGCATTGCTCAGCGCCCTGGTGCTCGGGGACGGCAGTGGCATCAGTGCCGAGCAATGGCAGGTGGTGCGCGATACCGGCGCCGTGCATCTGCTGGTGATCTCCGGTCAGCATATCGGCCTGCTCGCAGGGCTGGTATACGGGCTGGTAGCGATGCTGGCGCGCCTGGGCCTGTGGCCAGTGCGCCTGCCGTGGCTGACCTGGGCCTGCGTTCTGTCGCTCAGCGCAGCGCTGGGCTACGGCTGGCTGGCCGGATTTCAGGTGCCGGTGCAGCGCGCCTGTCTGATGCTTGCCGTGGTGCTGGTCTGGCGCCTGCACTTTCGACAATTGCCGGCCAGCGTTCCGTTGCTGCTGGCGCTCAACGGTGTGCTGTTGTTCGAGCCGCTGGCCAGCTTGTTGCCAGGGTTCTGGCTGTCGTTCGGCGCTGTCGCCACGCTGATTTACTGCTTTGCCGGGCGCCTGGGTGGCTGGCGACCCTGGCAGGCCTGGACGCGTGCGCAGTGGGTGATTGCCGTAGGCCTGCTGCCGCTGTTGCTGGCATTGGGGCTGCCGGTCAGCCTGAGCGCACCGTTGGCCAATCTGTTGGCCGTGCCTTGGGTGAGCCTGGTGGTGTTGCCGCTGACGCTGCTCGGCACCGCCTTGATCTGGCTGCCGGGTGTCGGCGAAGGGCTGCTATGGCTGGCAGGCGGCGCATTGTGGGGCTTGTTCGAAACGCTTGCCCTGATCGCCCAGTGGCGTCCGGCCTGGCTGCCGGCAGCGTTGCCATGGAGTAACTGGCTGCTTGTCGCCCTCGCCGCATGGCTGATCCTGCTGCCCCGTGGGCTGCCCCTGCGTGTTCCCGGCGCGCTGATGCTGCTGGCACTGTGGCCACGCCTGGACTCGGTAGCGCACGGAGAAGCCGAGGTGCTGCAACTGGACGTCGGCCAAGGGCTGGCAGTGCTTGTGCGCACCCGACATCACTCCCTGCTGTATGACGCCGGGCCGTCGTTCGGCGAAGTCGATCTGGGTGAGCAGGTCGTGTTGCCGACCTTGCGCAAGTTGGGCGTCGACAAGCTCGACCTGCTGCTGATCAGCCACGCCCACGCCGACCACGCCGGCGGTGCCCTGGCGATCCGGCGCGTGCTGCCGGTGGCGCGAGTGGTGAGCGGCGAACCGACAGCGGTGGCGCCCGCCCTGGGGGCGCAGCCTTGCGTGAGCGATGAAGCCTGGGAGTGGGACGGTGTGCACTTTTCCTTATGGCAGTGGGCCGGGGCCGACAGCAGTAACGAGCGCTCTTGCGTACTGCGGGTCGAAGCGGCAGGCGAGCGCTTGCTGCTGGCCGGAGACATCGAACGTGGCGCCGAGCAGGCTTGGTTGGCGCGGCCGGAAGCTGCGCAGGTCGACTGGCTGCAGGCCCCCCACCATGGCAGTCGAAGCTCTTCCACTGGCGCGTTCCTGCGTGTGTTGTCACCCCGCGGCGTATTGATTTCCCGTGGCCGTGGCAACAGCTTCGGTCATCCCCATGCGCAGGTGCTGGCGCGCTATCGCCACTTGGGCATGGCCATTCACGATACAGCGCTGGAGGGGGCGCTACGGCTGCGCTTGGGACGGCACGGGCAGGTCAGCGGGCAACGCCAGCAACGGCGCTTCTGGCGCGAGCCTGTGGCTGGCAGTGCAGCGTCGCCCTGA
- a CDS encoding ABC transporter permease, producing the protein MSVELSTNWVALNTIVYREIRRFLRIWPQTLLPPAITMVLYFVIFGNLIGRQIGDMGGFTYMEYIVPGLIMMSVITNAYGNVVSSFFGAKFQRSIEELMVSPVSPHTILIGYVLGGVLRGLAVGIIVTLLSFFFTHLQVHHLGVTIVVVLLTATIFSLLGFVNAVFARNFDDISIIPTFVLTPLTYLGGVFYSIKLLPPFWQTVSLANPVLHMVNSFRYGILGVSDIQIGTAITFMLLATVVLYVLCIRLLVGGRGMRA; encoded by the coding sequence ATGAGCGTGGAACTGAGCACCAACTGGGTCGCCCTCAATACCATCGTATATCGCGAGATACGCCGTTTTCTGCGTATCTGGCCGCAGACCTTGCTGCCGCCGGCGATCACCATGGTCTTGTACTTCGTCATCTTCGGGAACCTGATCGGCCGGCAGATCGGCGACATGGGCGGCTTCACGTACATGGAGTACATCGTGCCTGGGTTGATCATGATGTCGGTGATCACCAACGCCTATGGCAACGTGGTGTCGAGCTTCTTCGGCGCCAAGTTCCAGCGCTCGATCGAAGAACTGATGGTTTCGCCGGTATCGCCGCACACCATCCTCATCGGTTATGTACTGGGCGGTGTGCTGCGTGGGCTGGCAGTGGGCATCATCGTTACTTTGCTGTCGTTCTTCTTCACCCATCTGCAGGTGCATCACCTGGGCGTGACGATCGTCGTGGTGCTACTGACAGCGACCATCTTTTCGCTGCTGGGCTTCGTCAACGCTGTGTTCGCGCGTAATTTCGACGACATTTCGATCATTCCGACCTTCGTGCTGACGCCCCTGACCTACCTGGGCGGCGTGTTCTACTCGATCAAGCTGCTGCCGCCGTTCTGGCAGACCGTGTCGCTGGCCAACCCGGTCCTGCACATGGTCAACTCGTTCCGCTACGGCATCCTCGGCGTTTCCGACATCCAGATCGGCACGGCCATCACCTTCATGCTGCTGGCCACCGTGGTGCTCTACGTGCTGTGCATCCGCTTGCTGGTGGGCGGCCGCGGCATGCGTGCGTGA
- a CDS encoding ABC transporter ATP-binding protein — protein sequence MSSALSIRQLTKTYGNGFQALKGIDLDVAEGDFFALLGPNGAGKSTTIGILSTLVNKTSGSVNVFGHDLDREPAALKRNLGVVPQEFNFNQFEKTFDIVVTQAGYYGIKPALAKERAEQYLTQLGLWDKRDVPSRSLSGGMKRRLMIARALIHEPRLVILDEPTAGVDIELRRSMWTFLTELNQKGVTIILTTHYLEEAEQLCRNIGIIDHGTIVENTSMRQLLGKLHVETFLLDLKQDLPAAPTLHGYPCRLVTPHTLEVQVEKDIGITALFGQLALQNIEVQSLRNKTNRLEELFVSLVEKNLSKVAV from the coding sequence ATGAGTTCTGCCCTGTCCATCCGACAGCTGACCAAGACCTACGGCAACGGCTTCCAGGCCCTAAAGGGCATTGATCTGGACGTTGCCGAAGGCGATTTTTTCGCATTGCTTGGCCCTAACGGCGCTGGCAAATCCACTACCATCGGTATCCTGTCGACGCTGGTCAACAAGACCAGTGGCTCCGTGAACGTATTCGGGCATGACCTGGATCGTGAACCGGCGGCGCTCAAGCGCAATCTGGGCGTGGTGCCGCAGGAGTTCAACTTCAACCAGTTCGAGAAGACCTTCGACATCGTCGTGACCCAGGCTGGTTACTACGGCATCAAGCCGGCGCTGGCCAAGGAACGTGCCGAGCAGTACCTCACTCAACTGGGACTGTGGGATAAACGCGATGTGCCGTCTCGCTCGCTCTCCGGCGGCATGAAGCGCCGCCTGATGATCGCCCGTGCGCTGATTCACGAACCGCGTCTGGTGATTCTCGACGAGCCTACTGCAGGCGTGGACATCGAACTGCGCCGCTCCATGTGGACGTTCCTCACCGAGCTGAACCAGAAAGGCGTGACCATCATCCTCACCACGCACTATCTGGAAGAGGCCGAGCAGCTGTGCCGCAACATCGGCATCATCGACCACGGCACCATCGTCGAGAACACCAGCATGCGCCAGCTGCTGGGCAAGCTGCATGTCGAAACGTTCCTGCTCGACCTCAAGCAGGACCTGCCTGCGGCCCCAACGCTACACGGCTACCCCTGCCGGTTGGTCACCCCGCACACCCTGGAAGTGCAGGTCGAGAAGGACATTGGCATCACTGCGTTGTTCGGCCAGCTGGCACTGCAGAACATCGAAGTGCAGAGCCTGCGCAACAAGACCAATCGGCTGGAGGAACTGTTCGTGTCACTGGTGGAAAAGAACCTGTCGAAGGTGGCCGTATGA
- a CDS encoding glutathione S-transferase: protein MLKIWGRKNSSNVRKALWIAHELGLTFQSIDAGGAFGVVDDPHYRDKNPNGLVPMLEDGDLTLWESNVIVRYLCAQYGGEQGWYSDSPAQRALAEKWMDWTTSSLAGAFKPLFWGLLRTAPELRDWTAIDAAREQCARLLTIADQALARQPYLSGAHIGMGDIPLGCFAYAWFGLPIERPSMPHLEAWYQRLQARAAYRTAVMTELT, encoded by the coding sequence ATGTTGAAGATCTGGGGTCGTAAAAATTCGAGCAACGTACGCAAGGCCTTGTGGATTGCCCATGAGCTGGGCCTGACGTTCCAGTCCATCGATGCAGGCGGTGCGTTCGGTGTGGTCGATGATCCCCATTACCGCGACAAAAATCCCAATGGCCTGGTGCCGATGCTCGAAGACGGTGACCTGACGCTATGGGAGTCCAACGTCATCGTGCGCTACCTCTGTGCGCAGTATGGTGGCGAGCAAGGCTGGTATAGCGACAGTCCTGCGCAAAGGGCGCTGGCCGAGAAATGGATGGACTGGACCACCTCCAGCCTGGCCGGTGCGTTCAAGCCGCTGTTCTGGGGCCTGCTGCGCACCGCGCCAGAGCTGCGTGACTGGACGGCGATCGACGCCGCGCGTGAGCAATGCGCCCGCCTTCTGACGATCGCCGATCAGGCCCTGGCCCGGCAGCCATACCTCTCCGGTGCCCACATCGGTATGGGCGATATCCCACTGGGATGTTTCGCCTACGCCTGGTTCGGCCTGCCCATCGAACGGCCATCGATGCCGCATCTCGAAGCCTGGTACCAGCGCCTGCAAGCACGTGCGGCCTACCGCACGGCGGTGATGACCGAGCTGACCTGA
- a CDS encoding acyl-CoA dehydrogenase, which yields MLLLWLVVLVLGTAYLVHRRLSPLQVLAAVAGYTVLMGIFSTAPGWLLVLLWVLIAAVGALLLLPDWRRKTVSAPTFKWVQRTLPPMSQTEREAIDAGTVWWDGQLFSGRPDWNTLLAYPAPTLTAEEQAFIDGPTEALCAMVSDWQIGQDMDLPPQAWQHIKENGFFALIIPKEFGGKGFSAYAHSQVAMKLATRSGDLASTVMVPNSLGPAELLLHYGTEAQRNHYLPRLARGEDIPCFALTGPHAGSDAGAMTDTGIICKGQWQGEEVIGLRLTWEKRYITLGPVATLLGLAFKAYDPEHLLGDQEELGITLALIPTDTPGVEIGKRHLPLGAAFMNGPNSGKDVFVPLDFLIGGQEMLGKGWMMLMNCLSVGRSISLPAVGTGAAKYTSLVTGQYANIREQFNVPLAAFEGIQESLARIGGNAWLMDSARLLTAKAVDLGEKPSVLSAILKYHLTERGRECIQHAMDVHGGKGIIMGPNNYLGRNWQGAPIFITVEGANILSRNLMIFGQGAIRCHPYVLKEMALASREDHEQALKEFDPLLMQHVGFAIRNAASSLVLSLGLGRFERAPGDALSQGYFRALDRQAAAFAMLADLSMMLLGGSLKRRERLSARLGDVLSYLYLSSSALKRYHDLGSPEHMQPLLRWAMEESLGKAEYALDQLLDNFPNRFVGGALRVLVFPFGRRHTGPSDELDAEVAALIGRSKGDPALEELLAGCYRPQAEGDPVAALQRASDLLDQNASVHKSLRQAVRDGTVKVLPGQALIDAAVDSGALSASEGQRLKQTEAARRIVIDVDAFDKQAIAHSPGQVR from the coding sequence ATGTTGCTGTTGTGGCTGGTTGTACTGGTGCTCGGCACCGCCTATCTCGTGCATCGGCGGTTGTCGCCTCTGCAGGTACTGGCCGCAGTGGCCGGGTATACCGTGCTGATGGGCATCTTCAGCACCGCGCCCGGGTGGCTGCTAGTGCTGCTGTGGGTGCTGATCGCCGCGGTGGGTGCACTGTTGCTGCTGCCGGACTGGCGCCGTAAGACGGTCAGCGCGCCGACCTTCAAGTGGGTGCAGCGCACGCTTCCGCCGATGTCGCAGACCGAACGCGAAGCCATCGACGCCGGTACCGTATGGTGGGATGGTCAGTTGTTCAGCGGTCGCCCCGACTGGAACACCCTGCTCGCCTACCCTGCCCCAACCCTCACGGCAGAAGAACAGGCGTTCATCGATGGCCCGACCGAAGCGCTCTGTGCCATGGTCAGCGACTGGCAGATCGGCCAGGACATGGACCTGCCACCGCAAGCCTGGCAGCACATCAAGGAAAACGGCTTCTTCGCCCTGATCATTCCCAAGGAATTCGGCGGCAAAGGGTTCTCGGCCTACGCCCACTCGCAAGTGGCCATGAAGCTCGCGACTCGCAGCGGTGACCTGGCCTCCACGGTGATGGTGCCCAACTCGCTCGGCCCGGCCGAACTGCTGCTGCACTACGGCACCGAAGCGCAGCGCAACCACTACCTGCCGCGCCTGGCCCGCGGCGAAGACATCCCCTGCTTCGCCCTCACCGGCCCGCACGCCGGTTCCGACGCCGGCGCCATGACCGACACCGGTATCATCTGCAAAGGCCAGTGGCAGGGCGAAGAAGTCATCGGCCTGCGCCTGACTTGGGAAAAGCGTTACATCACACTGGGTCCGGTGGCCACCCTGCTCGGCTTGGCGTTCAAGGCCTACGACCCTGAGCACCTTCTGGGCGATCAGGAAGAACTGGGCATCACCCTGGCGCTGATTCCCACCGATACTCCTGGCGTGGAAATCGGCAAGCGCCACTTGCCGCTGGGCGCCGCATTCATGAATGGCCCGAACAGCGGCAAGGACGTGTTCGTGCCATTGGATTTCCTCATCGGCGGCCAGGAGATGCTCGGCAAGGGCTGGATGATGCTGATGAACTGTCTGTCGGTGGGCCGCTCCATTTCTCTGCCGGCCGTGGGCACCGGCGCGGCCAAGTACACCAGCCTGGTCACTGGCCAGTACGCCAACATCCGCGAACAGTTCAATGTGCCTTTGGCCGCATTCGAAGGGATTCAGGAATCGCTGGCGCGCATCGGCGGCAACGCCTGGCTGATGGACAGCGCGCGTCTGCTGACCGCCAAGGCGGTGGACCTTGGCGAAAAGCCCTCGGTGCTGTCGGCCATTCTCAAGTATCACCTCACCGAACGGGGCCGCGAGTGCATCCAGCACGCCATGGACGTGCACGGCGGCAAGGGCATCATCATGGGCCCGAACAACTACCTGGGTCGCAACTGGCAGGGGGCGCCGATCTTCATCACGGTCGAAGGGGCGAACATTCTGTCGCGAAACCTGATGATCTTCGGTCAGGGCGCGATCCGTTGCCATCCCTATGTGTTGAAAGAAATGGCGCTGGCCAGCCGTGAGGACCACGAGCAGGCGCTCAAGGAATTCGATCCCCTGCTGATGCAGCACGTTGGCTTCGCCATCCGTAATGCCGCCAGCAGTCTGGTCCTGAGCCTTGGTCTGGGCCGCTTCGAGCGAGCGCCGGGCGATGCGCTGAGCCAGGGCTACTTCCGCGCGCTCGACCGCCAAGCTGCGGCCTTCGCCATGCTCGCCGACCTGTCGATGATGCTGCTGGGCGGCTCGCTGAAACGCCGCGAGCGTCTCAGCGCGCGCCTAGGCGATGTGCTGAGCTACCTGTATCTGTCTTCATCTGCGCTCAAGCGCTATCACGACCTCGGCTCACCCGAGCACATGCAGCCGTTGCTGCGCTGGGCTATGGAAGAAAGCCTGGGCAAGGCCGAGTATGCGCTGGACCAGTTGCTCGACAACTTCCCCAATCGCTTCGTCGGCGGCGCGCTGCGCGTGCTGGTGTTCCCCTTCGGCCGTCGCCACACCGGACCGAGCGATGAGCTGGATGCCGAAGTGGCTGCGTTGATCGGCCGCAGCAAAGGTGATCCCGCCTTGGAAGAACTCCTTGCCGGTTGCTACAGACCGCAGGCCGAGGGGGATCCGGTGGCAGCGTTGCAGCGGGCCAGTGATCTGCTGGATCAGAATGCATCTGTGCACAAGTCGCTGCGTCAAGCCGTCAGGGACGGCACTGTCAAGGTGCTACCCGGCCAGGCACTGATCGATGCGGCAGTGGACAGTGGCGCACTCTCAGCGAGTGAGGGCCAGCGCTTGAAACAGACGGAGGCGGCACGCAGGATTGTCATCGACGTCGATGCGTTCGACAAACAGGCCATTGCCCATTCCCCTGGGCAGGTGCGCTGA
- a CDS encoding PA2817 family protein, producing the protein MLTPNLEYHMQLLQHLRTILVALDDAQSIPEESHQLFLERFDELLALLPGDPLHSQYLGQELICQIFLRYPQIAHLVPRDLLWFFGGDCLHFMPDEELNLYQQLEERRHEAEQQGEPFDWQQEKALLGSV; encoded by the coding sequence ATGCTCACTCCCAACCTCGAATACCACATGCAATTGCTGCAACACCTGCGCACTATTCTCGTCGCCCTCGACGATGCGCAGTCTATACCCGAGGAGAGCCACCAGCTGTTTCTCGAACGCTTCGACGAGCTGTTGGCGCTCTTGCCAGGCGACCCGCTGCATTCGCAATACCTGGGCCAGGAACTGATTTGCCAGATATTCCTACGCTATCCGCAAATTGCTCATCTGGTGCCGCGCGACCTGCTGTGGTTCTTCGGTGGCGACTGCCTGCACTTCATGCCCGATGAAGAGTTGAATCTCTACCAACAACTCGAAGAGCGCCGCCATGAGGCCGAGCAACAAGGGGAACCTTTTGACTGGCAACAAGAGAAAGCGCTGCTCGGGTCTGTATAA
- a CDS encoding fimbrial protein has protein sequence MKWTVLTLALGLASSTAFAADESGQINFYGTVYAGGTCPIEVVNPGGSVIPRVTLGNFTTKYFSKVGVSTPEVSFALRVTPDTTCIIPPNSKASITFTPLHGSVGTDLYAIRQGGASGLGMSIKDELRAKITPGTASKDYDLYDNRPTDLRFYAAYESYQASVGDGLAEAEVSFVVSLP, from the coding sequence ATGAAATGGACTGTACTCACACTCGCTCTGGGATTGGCGAGCAGCACCGCATTTGCAGCGGACGAATCTGGTCAAATCAACTTCTACGGGACTGTATACGCTGGCGGCACATGCCCGATCGAAGTGGTCAATCCTGGTGGGAGTGTCATTCCGCGAGTGACGCTCGGTAATTTCACCACCAAATACTTCTCCAAAGTGGGCGTCTCCACCCCGGAAGTCAGCTTCGCCCTGCGCGTCACTCCTGATACGACGTGCATCATTCCACCCAACAGCAAAGCCAGCATCACCTTCACGCCATTGCATGGTTCGGTCGGCACTGACCTCTACGCGATCCGTCAGGGGGGTGCGTCCGGGCTGGGCATGTCGATCAAAGACGAGCTGCGCGCCAAGATCACCCCAGGCACCGCATCCAAAGACTACGATCTCTATGACAATCGCCCCACCGACCTGAGGTTCTACGCGGCCTACGAGTCGTATCAAGCATCCGTTGGCGACGGCCTGGCGGAGGCTGAGGTCAGCTTCGTGGTATCCCTGCCATAA
- a CDS encoding fimbrial biogenesis chaperone: protein MPPIFTSLACGLLLLGSVSSAHAALTISHTRIIHDSAKRSASVIIANPSDRTFAAQAWVNTEADDQTTPVALVASPSLFRIDPGKEQSVQINALPNDLPQDRESLFYFNLQEIPQTQPGDAQNALTIALRTRIKLFYRPSMLGKTPQDGLKDLTWSVQMVEGKAHLVVDNPTPYHYTFNNVVVSSASTSESVNANNMAPPLGRQSYPLRSFSAADDLEVRFTTINDYSGTSAELTSPVARQ from the coding sequence ATGCCCCCCATTTTCACCAGCCTCGCCTGCGGCTTGCTGCTGCTCGGCAGTGTGTCGAGCGCTCACGCCGCGCTGACGATCAGTCACACTCGAATCATTCACGACAGCGCCAAACGCAGCGCGTCGGTGATCATCGCCAACCCATCGGACAGGACCTTCGCGGCTCAGGCGTGGGTCAATACCGAGGCGGACGATCAAACCACTCCGGTCGCGCTGGTCGCCTCCCCCAGCCTGTTCCGAATCGATCCAGGCAAAGAACAGAGTGTGCAGATCAATGCCCTGCCCAATGACTTGCCACAAGACCGCGAATCACTGTTCTACTTCAATCTGCAGGAAATTCCGCAGACCCAGCCTGGCGATGCACAAAATGCCCTGACCATTGCCCTGCGAACGCGTATCAAGCTGTTCTACCGTCCAAGCATGCTCGGCAAGACACCCCAGGACGGACTCAAGGATCTGACCTGGTCGGTGCAAATGGTGGAGGGCAAAGCGCATCTTGTGGTGGATAACCCTACGCCGTACCACTACACCTTCAACAATGTCGTCGTCAGCAGCGCCAGTACCAGTGAAAGCGTCAACGCCAACAACATGGCGCCACCACTGGGCAGGCAGTCGTACCCCCTGCGCAGCTTCAGCGCTGCGGACGACCTCGAGGTCAGATTCACCACGATCAATGATTACAGCGGTACCTCGGCCGAGCTCACCAGTCCCGTAGCCCGGCAGTGA